In Candidatus Zixiibacteriota bacterium, the genomic window CTGGGCGGCGGTGACGTGGCGGCTCTGGCGGCAACGGGTAAACTCGGACCGTCGGCAAAGCAAGCCGGTGCTGGCCCCGATTGCGGCAGCCACATTGCTGACCCTGACTCTGCTTGGATGCACCGGCTCTCAGCCGCGGCCGATCAACTACGGCAGCGACGAATGTGCCTACTGCAAGATGACCATCGTCGAACCTGGCTACGGCTCGGCGTTGATGACCGCGAAAGGCCGGCAACTGAATTTCGACTCGATCGAATGCCTCGTCGCCTATCGTCTGAAGAATCAGACACAGGATCAAAACGGATGGACGAACTGGGTGTCGGCCGTTGACGCGCCGGGCACGCTGTATTCGCAGGACAAGGTTCATCTCGTTCACTCCGGGGAGATTCGCAGCCCGATGGGGGCAGGACTGGCGGCATTTACCAGTACCGAGGCGGCGGATGCCGCGTCCAGTGAAGCACATGGCCGCCGACTTGACTGGACCGACCTGGAGTCGCTGATTCGCCAGGAGTGGTCGATTGAGTAAGAGTGACAATCGTTTCCGGCGCCGCAACTGGCGTTGCTTCGAGATGCGGGTGGTTGCTGCCGGTCTGGCACTGCTGGTCAATTCAGCTTGCCTGTACGCGAAGACCATTGTCGTCGGTGCGGGCTATGAGCATGCCACGATTTCTGCCGCACTTGGCAGCGCCGCGGCCGGCGACACGGTTGTGATCACAACCGGATTATACCGCGAGCACGACTTGCTCGTGGATCGCAAGTTGACAGTACTTGGCCACGGCGAAGCCATCCTGGACGGCGAACTGCGCCATGCCATTATGACCGTGAAGAGCGACAGCGTGGTTGTCCGCGGACTCCATTTTGTCAACGCCGGGGTCAGCTTTGTCAAAGACAACGCAGCGCTGCGATTCGAACAGGTCATTGGCGGCATCATCGACAGTTGTCGCTTCGACGACAATTTCTTCGGCATCTATCTGGCCGACTCGCGCCAGTGCCGGATCAGCAACAACGTCTTGCAGGCCAGCCAGGAGCGCGAATCGCATTCGGGCAACGGTATCCATCTGTGGAAAAGCCGGGACATCGCCATCTACGGAAATACGATTGTCGGCCATCGGGACGGCATCTATCTGGAGTTTGTCCGGCATTCAGAAATTCAGGGAAATCAGAGCCGGCTCAACCGGCGCTATGGGCTGCACTTCATGTATTCGGACAGTTGCACGTATACGGGGAACACTTTCCGTGAAAACGGAGCCGGAGTTGCGGTCATGTACACAAAAGGGGTTTCAATGCTTAACAACGAATTCGCCGACAATTGGGGAGCGGCTTCCTACGGACTTCTGCTGAAGGACATCGCCGACAGTCGCATTGCCGGCAACCGCTTCCTGCGCAATACCGTCGGCATTTTCAACGAAGGCTCGACGCGGATCGTGGTCGAGAAAAATGAATTTCGCGAAAACGGCTGGGCGTTGAAGATCATGGCCAATTGTGTGGACAACAACTTCACGGGCAACAATTTCATCGCCAACGCCTTTCAGGTTGCCACCAACGGCCGCCGCTCGTACAGCACTTTTGCCGGGAACTACTGGAGCAACTACGAAGGTTACGATCTTGACCGCGACGGCATCGGCGATATCCCGTTTCGGCCGGTGAGTCTCTATTCGCTGCTGGTGGAGCGGATGCCGGGGAGTCTGATCCTCTTGCGCAGTCTGCTGACCGACGTGCTCGATCTTGCCGAACGCGTCCTGCCGTCGCTGACGCCGGAGACGTTCATCGATGCCGAGCCGCACATGAGGATGATTCTATGATTGATATTGCGGGAGTGGGCAAACGCTTCGGCGCGACGACAGCACTGCGGGACGTGACCCTGACCATTCCCGATGGCCGTATCACCGCCGTGATCGGTCCGAACGGCTCGGGCAAGACGACGCTCATCAAGTGCCTGTTGGGCCTGGTCACGCCGACTTCCGGGACAATCACCATCAACGGCGTCAGGGTCAACGGCGACGCCGAATACCGCCGTCAAATCGGATATATGCCGCAGATCGCGCGGTTTCCGGACAATCTGCGAGTCGGGGAAGTGTTGGACCTGGTGCGTCGCATCCGGCGAGCACCGGTCGACGCGTCTTCTGACCTCTTCGCGAGCTTTGGACTGGATAAGGAAAAGAATAAAAAGGTCTCGTGGCTGTCCGGCGGTACGCGCCAGAAACTGAGTGCAGTGCTGGCCACGATGTTTCAGCCGGCGATTCAGATTTTTGACGAACCTACGGCCGGACTCGACCCGCTGGCACGCGAAGTCCTGCGCGAACAACTGCGGCGCAACGGCGTCGACGGCCGGACCGTTATCATCACCTCGCACTTCTTCAGCGAGGTCGAGGCGCTGGCAGACGATATCGCCTTCCTCTGTGACGGATCGCTGCGGTTTGCCGGTTCGCTGACCTCCCTGCGTAAGCTGACGGGCGAGGAGCGGCTTGACAATGCAATTGCACGCTTGATGCAGGGAATCCCCGGCGGCAATTCAGTGGAAAGGCTCGCGTTATGAAGCTGGTTCGTACAATCGCCTTGTTATCGGCGCGCGATGTCCTGCGCAGTCGCTGGGGTGTTGTCTTCCTGCTGTTCTTCCTGGCTGCCACCGAGGGGATGCTCCAGATCAGCGGACAAGTTGCCAAGAGCCTGCTCAATCTCATCAATCTCTCGATCCTGCTGTTACCGTTGATCTCGGTGATCTTCGGCACGATCTATTTCTACAATTCGCGCGAATTCGTCGAATTGCTGCTGACTCAACCCGTGCGACGCGGCGTTGTGCTCTCCGGGATGTTCATGGGACTGACGGCGTCGTTGGCCCTGTGTTACTGGATCGGGACGACGATTCCATTTGTCTTCCACGGTTTGCTTTTCGGTGAGACCGCTCTGACTTTAGGGATGCTGCTGGCTGTTGGCGCTCTGCTTATCCTGAGTTTCGTCGGCCTGGCGTTCCTGACTGCCGTCTACTTCGACGACCGCGGCAAG contains:
- the nosD gene encoding nitrous oxide reductase family maturation protein NosD → MSKSDNRFRRRNWRCFEMRVVAAGLALLVNSACLYAKTIVVGAGYEHATISAALGSAAAGDTVVITTGLYREHDLLVDRKLTVLGHGEAILDGELRHAIMTVKSDSVVVRGLHFVNAGVSFVKDNAALRFEQVIGGIIDSCRFDDNFFGIYLADSRQCRISNNVLQASQERESHSGNGIHLWKSRDIAIYGNTIVGHRDGIYLEFVRHSEIQGNQSRLNRRYGLHFMYSDSCTYTGNTFRENGAGVAVMYTKGVSMLNNEFADNWGAASYGLLLKDIADSRIAGNRFLRNTVGIFNEGSTRIVVEKNEFRENGWALKIMANCVDNNFTGNNFIANAFQVATNGRRSYSTFAGNYWSNYEGYDLDRDGIGDIPFRPVSLYSLLVERMPGSLILLRSLLTDVLDLAERVLPSLTPETFIDAEPHMRMIL
- a CDS encoding ABC transporter ATP-binding protein: MIDIAGVGKRFGATTALRDVTLTIPDGRITAVIGPNGSGKTTLIKCLLGLVTPTSGTITINGVRVNGDAEYRRQIGYMPQIARFPDNLRVGEVLDLVRRIRRAPVDASSDLFASFGLDKEKNKKVSWLSGGTRQKLSAVLATMFQPAIQIFDEPTAGLDPLAREVLREQLRRNGVDGRTVIITSHFFSEVEALADDIAFLCDGSLRFAGSLTSLRKLTGEERLDNAIARLMQGIPGGNSVERLAL
- a CDS encoding ABC transporter permease subunit; this encodes MKLVRTIALLSARDVLRSRWGVVFLLFFLAATEGMLQISGQVAKSLLNLINLSILLLPLISVIFGTIYFYNSREFVELLLTQPVRRGVVLSGMFMGLTASLALCYWIGTTIPFVFHGLLFGETALTLGMLLAVGALLILSFVGLAFLTAVYFDDRGKGIGIAMLSWLTLAVVFDGILLLIVYQFSEYPIERLLLALTLLNPIDLGRIALILRTDFAALMGHSGALFRDFFGAGWGTAVSIASLLLWSTLPFLLSLRRFQRKDF